One part of the Nostoc sp. PCC 7120 = FACHB-418 genome encodes these proteins:
- a CDS encoding LptA/OstA family protein: protein MMPCYKLPLSKMRRLGLALLLPVTLFGTVALPNQLSSVTAQTPGGNRPLTIRSDIQEYDAKNQVITARGNVQMLYPARQIQATSAQAQYFSKERRIDFSGNVYILQQGGNSIRAEKVTYLIDEGRFVALPQSNRQVESIYMIEESQQGGQSNAPAPTTPVLRRSN from the coding sequence ATGATGCCCTGCTATAAATTGCCTCTGTCAAAAATGCGCCGTTTGGGATTAGCTTTGCTACTACCTGTGACTTTATTCGGTACGGTAGCCTTGCCTAACCAATTATCGAGCGTTACAGCACAAACCCCAGGGGGAAATCGCCCGCTTACGATTCGCTCTGATATTCAAGAATACGATGCTAAAAATCAGGTGATCACTGCTCGTGGTAATGTGCAGATGTTGTATCCTGCTCGTCAAATTCAGGCGACATCTGCTCAAGCACAATATTTCAGCAAGGAACGCCGCATTGATTTTAGTGGTAATGTCTATATTTTGCAGCAAGGTGGCAATAGTATCCGCGCAGAAAAGGTAACATATTTGATTGATGAAGGCCGATTTGTGGCCTTACCTCAATCCAATCGCCAGGTAGAATCCATCTATATGATTGAAGAGTCGCAGCAGGGAGGCCAATCTAACGCACCCGCTCCGACAACACCAGTATTACGACGTTCCAATTAG
- a CDS encoding ferredoxin thioredoxin reductase catalytic beta subunit: MISSEANTKSSDKSLEAMRHFSEQYAKRTGTYFCSEPSVTAVVIEGLAKHKDELGAPLCPCRHYEDKEAEVKATYWNCPCVPMRERKECHCMLFLTPESDFVGEKQEISLETIKEVRESMG; encoded by the coding sequence ATGATTTCATCAGAAGCTAACACAAAATCCAGCGACAAAAGTCTAGAGGCAATGCGCCATTTTTCAGAACAATATGCCAAACGGACTGGCACATACTTCTGTTCTGAACCATCTGTGACCGCAGTCGTGATTGAAGGATTAGCCAAGCATAAAGACGAATTAGGAGCGCCTTTGTGTCCTTGTCGCCACTACGAAGACAAAGAAGCTGAAGTAAAAGCTACATACTGGAACTGCCCTTGTGTACCGATGAGAGAACGTAAAGAATGCCATTGTATGCTATTTCTCACACCGGAGAGCGACTTTGTTGGCGAAAAACAAGAAATTTCGCTGGAAACTATTAAAGAAGTACGAGAAAGCATGGGATGA
- a CDS encoding DUF309 domain-containing protein — protein sequence MSETMPTEFWQGVEQFNAGQFYACHDTLEALWIEASEPEKTFYQGILQIAVGLYHLGNRNWRGAVILLGEGSNRLRRYPSVYGNIDVDELLNQSVGLLKTLQELGADKINAGNLSESLALSLPTITVTDN from the coding sequence ATGAGTGAAACCATGCCCACAGAGTTTTGGCAAGGTGTAGAACAATTTAACGCTGGACAGTTCTACGCCTGTCATGACACCTTAGAGGCTTTATGGATTGAAGCCAGCGAACCAGAAAAAACCTTCTATCAAGGTATTTTACAAATTGCTGTGGGTCTTTATCATTTGGGCAATCGCAACTGGCGAGGAGCGGTAATTTTGCTTGGGGAAGGCAGCAATCGCCTGCGACGTTACCCTTCAGTTTATGGCAATATTGACGTAGATGAATTACTAAACCAGAGCGTGGGCTTGTTAAAAACACTACAAGAACTTGGCGCGGACAAGATAAACGCTGGCAATCTCAGTGAAAGCCTTGCACTGTCATTACCGACAATTACGGTAACAGATAATTAG